DNA from Solanum stenotomum isolate F172 chromosome 3, ASM1918654v1, whole genome shotgun sequence:
AAAGTAAGGCTGTGTATATTAGACCTTTGTGATCCGTTCCATTTCCAAAACCCGCACATAGCAAGAGTTAGTacaccaaaatatttttttatcttttttctttttttacttgatatgtatatataatttatcaaaatcCTATATCTACCTTTGTCTACGGTCAAATTTAAAGGGTTTGTCGATGTATTCTGCCCTtttgtttattgtgattttgatcTTGTAGTGTTTTAATAGGTTAGCAGGTGTGGCATTTGTTGTCCCCATTGTAAATTACCAATGGCCATCTCTTCCTCTCAATCTTATTGAGGatgataaaaggaaaaaaaattattggtggATGATGTTTCTTGCTAGATATGTTCCTAGATCATTGCTACATTGGTTAGTAATTGCAAAATCATCCACATCTTCTTCAACCAAGAATGTACCTGAATTTGAAATGGTAAagttaattaattctatttcaTACCTATCTCAATGTTTTGTATATACTTATTCCTATATGCTTCAAATTGTTGTTTAGTTTGTGACTTAATTTCATGACGAATATATGTATAATCAATGTATAATCTTGTATCTGCTTAAAAATATCTCAATAcatttctatatattttatgGATCATTATAGAAAACTTTGGCCgaattaattgtttaattttccTAGTCAATATACATATTATACACGAATCATATACCtcaaacaactatttttagtttaagCAGTTGAGTGAATGGCTATTTATGTTATATCTTCTATATTATGTTAATGAATATGCCAGTTATATACGATTACacacatattatatataaattatacatattatacCTCAACCGGCTACTTTTCATTTAAGCAGTTGAGTGGATGATTATTTaagttatttcttttatatgatGTTAATGATCAATGTTTGACTAAAAAAATGGGTAAAAAGTGGACAATAATCTGTGAGCAATACAAGTATAGTGAATTAGTTTGTTAAAATACTATAGTTTTTTGAGTCTTTACTTTTCTATTTGCCATCTACAGGAAAAACTAAGGAGTAGAAGTGATTTTGACAACCTTTGCAATGATTTCCTTGTGGCTTTTAGTAAGTGGGATTTTGATCCATTGGAGCTAATTAGTTGTCCTATTCTTGAAAATGGTCAAAGTAATGTTCACATTTGGCAAGGTTGTGAGGacaaatttattaatttgaaattacaaaGGTATGTAGCCAAAAGGTTACCTTGGATTCAATATCATGAAGTTCATGATGGTGGACATGTATTGATCTACGATAGTGTAGTTTGTGAAGATATTTTAAAGTCCCTTTTGATTGGAGAAGTGTCGCGTCTCAATTAAATAATGACATGTCATCAGTATTCGATATCTTTAATTTACATCAAGCGAACCACATTAATATTGTAATTGTCAATACCAAGGGCATGTACATGTAATTTATACAGATTTTAAATAAGATTTCACATAATTATAGATCATGAATGTAATTACTTATTGGTATTTGAAAGccagtaaaatatttttattttctcagaCATGATATTAACCAATAAGGAAAAACCATAATTTGATTggatttatttgaatttttttagtgaaaattaattAGATTACATAAATAAGAGAGAGAATTAGACATCCTAGCAAGGATCAATATTAGATAatgtctttttttgtttttagctCTTAAAAAGTTTGttgatataaataaaaagtcatACTGGACTGCCCTCTCCAAGCTAGGAGTTGGTCCATGTGACCTGGGCGAAGGCCTAGATTTCATGGATCCTAGAGTGGAGGAGACTGCGTCAGGCTGGCTTCACAGAGCAACGATTGCCTCCCGCTCTTCCCGCTCTTCGCAATGAAAGGATTACGGATCGGTGCTGCCCAAGCTCATCAAATGCCAGATGGACTTGTCTAAATTGGACCATCactttttcttcatattttgttaaaaattatCCCACTTTTAAAGAAAGATTAGTATTTTTTGTAGTACATAAAtagaattaaatatttttttaatacaatctttttatcttaatttatgttACACAATTAGAATTTGgagagtcaaataatttaagtttgatcgtGTATCTAGGCATGAAatgaaaattacgtaaaaagaACTATAAGGttcaataattgacaattcaatttaaaagatatataaaaatactataattaaACATAAACTAATTTGGATCTTAAGAACCGAAAAGTATATAttatcacataaatttaaacaaagtgAGTAGTTGAAATATAGAGTTGATAACGTAAGCAAGACAATCGTCACTAGTAACTCCAATTAGAGATGTCGCCAAAAGttacataattaattatttactttatGGTAAaacacacaacaacaacaacaacaaaaaaaaaaactccacaGCAGccaaaaaagtataataatacTATTTAAACActtgaattttataataataagtCCTTACCCAAGACTTTTGTTAAACTATCGAAAACAACTCATTTATCTTTAAGACAGATTAGATATCCATATGTTCCAGCATCTTCAGACCTCGCTTTGTGAAATTCAccgaatatgttgttgttgatcttccaaatattataatattacattattaaatataatataatattattatattatagacGAGACAAAGCAAGAACTTGCTCATAATATCTTGGCTTTTCTCTATTGACTTGACTTGTATTTTTgcttttttgatgatttgacttTTCTGTGACAACAACAAATGTTTTTAGCAATTGTtctcaaatgatttttttgcaCTTTTCCTGTTCCAGTCTTGGGTAATTCTTCAACAAATTTCACCTTTTTTGGTACCATAAATCCTGGCAAATTTGATCTACAATGTCCAATAATATCCACTTCTttaatttgtgaattttttgtcaaaatcaCAAATGCACATGGACTTTCACCCCATTTTGGATGTGGCATAGCCACAACAGATGCCTCTACAACATTTTTATGTTTCATTATAacattttcaacttcaatactACTAATATTTTCTCCACCAGAAATTATAACATCTTTACTCCTATCTTTAATTTCCAAATATCCATCTTGGTGAATTACACCAACATCACCAGTAAAAAACCAACCATTTTTAAAAACCTCGTAATTCGCCTTATCGTTCTTGTAATACCCTTTCATAATACTGCTCCCGCGCAAGCACACTTCTCCGATTGATTTTCCGTCACGTGGCACGTTAAGCATGTTGTCAATATTTTTCACATCGACATCGGCTAGGGTTAGTATACTAACCCCTTGTCTCGATTTCAACTTAGCTTGATTTTCACTAGGTAATTCGTTCCATTTCTCTTGCCATTCGCACAAGAGGGCCGGCCCGGTTGCCTCTGTGAGCCCGTAAGCATGGACCACGTGGAATCCCAGCTTCTCGATTTTCTCGAGAAGAGGTGCGGGTGGCGGTGCACCACCCGTGAGGATTTGGACACGTGTGGTTATGGGTTTGGAGTACTCATCATGTGGCTTGGCTTCAAGTAAGATGTTGAAAACAATGGGTGCACAACACATGTGTGTAACATTATGTAACACAATGTTTGTGTACATTTCTTTGGCAGTTGTGTTTCTAATACAAACATTTGTCCCACCACGTGCAGCTACACCCCATGTGAATGTCCATCCATTGCAATGAAACATTGGTAAAGACCATAAGTACACTGGCTCAGTACCCATTTCCCAACCTAATAATAGGCTCAAAGTGCTCAAAAATGCCCCTCTATGACTATACACAACCCCCTTAGGCTCCGAAGTCGTACCTGTTGAagacataattaagtaaataaatacatatattctTTTCATCTCAACTCATGTGATGGTATTCCCCTTGAATTTAAGGATAAAAGAACCACTTTTGAAACTTATGTTAGTTATATTTGTGGTCATAaatcattaagggtaaaataggatGTTTTAAGCTAAATtgttatcaaatataaaaagttgTCATTCTTTTTACGATAGACtaataaattgagaaagagggGGGTTTAccaattttataaataaattaaaattcttaGATGAGATGATCAGATGTTTTCAACTGTACCTGATGTATAATTCAAGGTGATTGGATCCCATTCATCGGTGATTTCTTCGGGGACGTAACTCGGATTTCCTTGGTGCACAAGTTGCTCGTACTCGAGCTCACCTAGCCGGATTCCGGTAGGGGAGTCGATGTCATCGATAACAACGACGAGGGGTATTCTTGTCATTTTGGATGTTGCTAGTAGTTCAAGGGCCTTTTTAGCAATTTCAAGGTACtcataatcaacaaaaaatactttggctTCAGAGTGTTTGAGAATAATTGCAATATTCTTAGCATCTAGCCTTGTATTTATTGTATTCAATACAGCCCCTGCCATTGGCACAGCAAAATGCATCTCATATATTGCTGGAACATTTGGTGCCAACACTGAAacctacaaaaagaaaaaaaggggtTAGTTGTGAAATTCGTCATTAATCTATCGCCAAATACCTCGTAgctaacatgatttttttttaataatctatcgttaacttatttaaaaatgaattagaaaaagatttttattatttagcgACAGAAATTGTCTTGtcactaaattttttttcttttatagtgaAATAGGTAAATATAGAATCATGTCACTTGATGTAATTTCATGTAAATCTCTATAATAAGTAttaataacaaacatgaaatAACATATTGTGTTAGGTTTTTACACATTCAACATATAcataacataaattcatcacGTTTAAACgataattgattaattttttgtaCTTACCACGTCGTTCTTGACAATGTTAAGAGATCGAAGAGAGGAAGCAACACGACAACAACGCTCGTAGGTTTGCCTCCATGTGAAACGGACATTTCCATAGATGATAGAGGTTCTATTGGCATAACATTTTGAGGCTCTTGTTAAGAAGGTAAGAGGAGTTAGAGAAACATAATTTGCTCCACATTTTGGTAAATTATCCATAGGATTAGAGTAAaagtttgtgttttttttcaAGAAGTATAGGGTATTAAAATTTGTTGGAGAGGAAAATAGAGTGAGGTAACTTAGAATTTGTATGCAAAAGATGCAAACTAAGATGGAAAATTTATAGAGGAAAAACTAAGTGTGGAGTCAAGACTAATGTGGCCCATTATGGGTCCCTAAATGGTTGTTTAGGTGGAAATAATAGTGAAGTTGCAATGACTTTGTATAGTTACTACTTTCTCAGTCGCAATTTATGTGGTATATATAACTAAATTTTAAGATAtacacttttaaattttgattgtaaattataagttaacaacttaaaataggtaaaagatatatataaagaaatgaTCAAAGAAAAACTTAATTGATTCTCGTAATTTCAATTgtgtcatataaaatgaaacggagGATGTAATAATAGTAAATTCCACCATGTTTCACAGTTCAATTCCAACTAATAAGACCACTGACCCTTGAAAATGCcagtaataattaattgaattattaattattaataattaatatttttttggctgCTTTGACCTCACCACTTCATCCTGGGCTGCCCTAACCAAACTCTCTCTCACTgaactagttttaattttagcggtaattgagttaatataattgaattttatttgaaaaattaatattatttatataaagtgtTGGTTATAAATATTCATGTTTATTATTGACGTTAAATATAATATAGCGACGTTGCTGAATAATTTATCGTAAAATCCTTTATTTGTTATAGTATACATAAATATTCAAACATAGGTGTGCATAGGTtgtttcggttcggtttatgtattatcaatttgatttatcgattttttatttttaaatatgctaaatcaATAAGACATTTTTATCTGTTTTCGATTTATTGATTTTGGTCCTTAACGGTTCGTTTTCGGTTAACCAATAAGAATATGCTTATAAtacaaatatatgacttctccaATAATTTGACGCGACAAGACGATAATGTAACTTTACAGAAcactcataaaatagaaacaataataactaacatgaAAAACACTATACAAGTACAagacaaagagaaattaagaggaataaGGTTCTTACTTTTGATTTTGACGTTTTGTATAAAATGAAGTTGTGAATTCAAAGTCATTGTAAAGTGTGAATTGAAtcgtaaagaaaaaaaacagtaaTTGGTAAGGTACTGAAGTTACTTTTCTTAATTCTTATACGTCTGTATTATCAACATCCAAACATTTTCTTGAAGAacataatcttttttttcttcatttggtAGTTAagcctatatatatattgagcATATATGATAAATGAAAAACACGATAACTATTTTACCACGTTGGAAGTTAATTACTATAAAAATCTCAAGCCGATAAACTTTCATATTTCACGTTTTTCTTTTTGACCAATTAGAAAGCCCCAAAAGACTAATACTTTCTTTCAACggtctttcttttatataaattgagaaAAGCATGTTCAAGTAACGTAAAACACGTCGAAATAGTATTTATCACAATCACAtgctaatttatttttgataaaacgCATTACTAAAACTTTTCCAAGAAGGgacaaaaaattgttgaaaaattttCAGCTTATACCAAATTAAATTAGAACAAATCGATGACCATATATACGTGTATAATGTGACAAGTGTTCTTGTGCCTATATTTCGACCCActaatagggtgtgtagtaacgacatcagaattttcactaaaaaaatttaaaatataaaacaataaatatatgaaaaaattaaaggaattca
Protein-coding regions in this window:
- the LOC125859152 gene encoding uncharacterized protein LOC125859152, producing KMCSKKLRLSDGRNLAYKERGVAKEKSNYRIIIVHGFNSSKESEFLAPQEMMNKMGIYVVQYDRAGYGESDPNPKRSQRSEACDIEELADHLQLGSKFYIISNSMGSYPTWSCIKHISQRLAGVAFVVPIVNYQWPSLPLNLIEDDKRKKNYWWMMFLARYVPRSLLHWLVIAKSSTSSSTKNVPEFEMEKLRSRSDFDNLCNDFLVAFSKWDFDPLELISCPILENGQTLKKFVDINKKSYWTALSKLGVGPCDLGEGLDFMDPRVEETASGWLHRATIASRSSRSSQ
- the LOC125859536 gene encoding trans-cinnamate:CoA ligase, peroxisomal-like, with the protein product MDNLPKCGANYVSLTPLTFLTRASKCYANRTSIIYGNVRFTWRQTYERCCRVASSLRSLNIVKNDVVSVLAPNVPAIYEMHFAVPMAGAVLNTINTRLDAKNIAIILKHSEAKVFFVDYEYLEIAKKALELLATSKMTRIPLVVVIDDIDSPTGIRLGELEYEQLVHQGNPSYVPEEITDEWDPITLNYTSGTTSEPKGVVYSHRGAFLSTLSLLLGWEMGTEPVYLWSLPMFHCNGWTFTWGVAARGGTNVCIRNTTAKEMYTNIVLHNVTHMCCAPIVFNILLEAKPHDEYSKPITTRVQILTGGAPPPAPLLEKIEKLGFHVVHAYGLTEATGPALLCEWQEKWNELPSENQAKLKSRQGVSILTLADVDVKNIDNMLNVPRDGKSIGEVCLRGSSIMKGYYKNDKANYEVFKNGWFFTGDVGVIHQDGYLEIKDRSKDVIISGGENISSIEVENVIMKHKNVVEASVVAMPHPKWGESPCAFVILTKNSQIKEVDIIGHCRSNLPGFMVPKKVKFVEELPKTGTGKVQKNHLRTIAKNICCCHRKVKSSKKQKYKSSQ